One Halodesulfovibrio sp. MK-HDV genomic window carries:
- a CDS encoding sigma-54-dependent Fis family transcriptional regulator encodes MRNYTPYESGVRDFLAESLPLRANLPDLHDLYSVIESMHDNVVIVDKVGVIIWVSGCFEKTYEISKSEIVGRTTYDMEAEGFFCPSVASLVLQGKQTVTIVEGNQLGGRNIVTGVPIYDKAGDVEWVISYTVDSRYFLKLNNEYEKLNTALDGEQIVLSPDPSSWGVVAISPAMQRVLEYVSKVALVDTNILITGESGVGKNVISRLIHKQSDRSNGPLMEINCAGIPATLLESELFGYEAGAFTGASRHGKVGRIELANGGTLVLDEIGELPLELQAKLLQVIQEKKLTKLGGTRAINVDFRLIAATNQNLRSLVDKKLFRSDLFFRLNVLHLVIPPLRERTEDIVPLANNVLEEANGKYSTNKYFSPEVMDALEMYSWPGNVRELRNVVERLVIISEQLIIAEEDLPSHIQDGAFLERENKLPLKNALHELEKKLVTRAFHKHKTTVATAKALGISQPSAARKITKYCR; translated from the coding sequence ATGCGCAATTACACGCCCTATGAAAGCGGGGTGCGGGACTTCTTGGCAGAGTCTCTTCCCCTTCGCGCAAATTTACCGGATTTGCACGATCTTTATTCTGTAATCGAATCCATGCACGATAATGTTGTTATCGTGGATAAAGTAGGCGTCATTATCTGGGTGAGCGGCTGCTTTGAGAAAACATACGAAATTTCAAAAAGTGAAATTGTCGGTAGAACCACATACGATATGGAAGCAGAAGGTTTTTTCTGTCCATCCGTAGCTTCTCTTGTGTTACAGGGAAAACAGACTGTGACCATTGTCGAAGGCAATCAGCTTGGGGGGCGTAACATTGTTACGGGTGTACCTATTTATGATAAAGCCGGAGATGTAGAGTGGGTTATCAGCTATACCGTGGATTCTCGATATTTTCTGAAGCTCAACAATGAATATGAAAAGCTGAACACCGCGCTTGATGGTGAGCAGATTGTCTTGAGCCCTGACCCTTCTTCGTGGGGAGTTGTTGCCATCAGTCCGGCAATGCAAAGGGTGCTCGAGTATGTTTCTAAAGTAGCACTCGTTGATACAAACATTTTGATTACCGGTGAGTCCGGTGTTGGTAAAAATGTTATCTCCCGCCTGATCCATAAGCAGAGTGATCGTTCCAACGGTCCGCTTATGGAAATTAACTGTGCCGGTATTCCGGCAACCTTGCTTGAATCAGAATTGTTTGGGTACGAAGCCGGAGCGTTCACCGGTGCCAGTCGACACGGAAAGGTCGGGCGCATTGAACTTGCTAATGGTGGAACGCTTGTGCTTGATGAAATCGGCGAGCTGCCTCTTGAATTGCAAGCAAAGCTTTTGCAGGTAATTCAGGAAAAAAAACTTACCAAACTTGGCGGTACTCGCGCCATCAATGTGGACTTCAGGCTGATTGCCGCGACGAATCAGAATTTACGCTCTCTCGTAGATAAAAAATTGTTTCGTAGCGATTTGTTTTTCCGCTTGAATGTGCTTCATCTGGTTATCCCTCCACTTCGTGAACGTACCGAAGACATTGTACCGCTTGCGAATAATGTTTTGGAAGAAGCCAATGGAAAGTATTCTACAAATAAATATTTTTCACCGGAAGTGATGGATGCTTTGGAAATGTATTCATGGCCGGGTAATGTGCGGGAGTTGCGAAATGTAGTGGAACGACTTGTCATTATTTCGGAACAGCTCATTATCGCGGAAGAAGATTTGCCGTCACACATTCAGGATGGTGCTTTTCTAGAGCGTGAAAACAAGCTGCCGTTGAAAAATGCGCTTCACGAGTTGGAAAAGAAACTTGTAACGCGCGCATTCCATAAACATAAAACAACGGTGGCCACAGCGAAAGCATTGGGCATAAGTCAACCGAGTGCTGCGCGTAAGATAACAAAATATTGTAGGTAA
- a CDS encoding Crp/Fnr family transcriptional regulator: MQLTTVLSQMPFFSGLSEEQLSGLAAIAVKKDVGRGQIIFYESAPAEGFYIVLSGRVKIYKTGPDGREAIIHLYGSGETFGEVAVFQNSSFPAHSEAVEKSSLAFFPRKGLLDCIAKDPALALAMLGAMSMKLRMFTKQVEALTLHEAPQRLASYLLYTSEEKNGAVTFKLDVSKGLLAGMLGTARETLSRTLSKMADRGLVSVEGRQITIEDMAALEDLAEGEIVL; encoded by the coding sequence ATGCAACTTACTACAGTGCTTTCTCAAATGCCCTTTTTTAGTGGACTCTCTGAAGAACAGCTTTCAGGATTGGCAGCCATTGCTGTAAAAAAAGATGTAGGACGCGGACAAATTATTTTTTATGAATCCGCTCCGGCAGAAGGTTTCTATATTGTTTTGTCCGGCAGAGTTAAGATTTACAAGACAGGCCCTGATGGACGAGAGGCGATTATTCACCTGTATGGCTCAGGCGAAACATTTGGCGAAGTAGCAGTTTTTCAGAACAGTTCATTCCCTGCACATTCTGAAGCAGTAGAAAAGTCCTCATTGGCATTTTTCCCGCGCAAAGGTTTGTTGGATTGCATTGCCAAAGACCCTGCGCTTGCACTCGCCATGCTTGGTGCTATGTCTATGAAATTACGAATGTTTACCAAGCAAGTAGAAGCGCTAACGCTTCACGAAGCCCCTCAGCGTCTTGCATCGTATCTGCTGTACACCAGTGAAGAAAAAAATGGAGCTGTTACCTTTAAGCTTGATGTTTCTAAAGGATTGCTCGCAGGTATGCTTGGAACAGCACGTGAAACGCTATCCCGTACTCTTTCTAAAATGGCAGATCGGGGACTTGTTTCGGTAGAAGGGCGACAGATTACCATTGAAGACATGGCTGCGCTTGAAGATTTGGCGGAAGGTGAAATAGTTCTTTAA
- a CDS encoding ATP-binding protein codes for MNKVMRKIIEIDEERCDGCGLCVLDCAEGAIQIINGKAKIVKDEYCDGLGACLGACPQDALHIIEREAPEFDEEAAMEWVKERDEKEAPQSSPCGCMGSHVKSMKTVEIAVPGSKVSGPGHWPLKIRLVPPTAPYLKDADVLVAADCAAAASPIFHSEFAKDKVVLIGCPKFDDTNEYVNKLADIIRTSGIRSISVLRMEVPCCTGLSRALADAIKLAGVTIEANETIMTCGGGRAQKTMFG; via the coding sequence ATGAATAAAGTAATGCGTAAGATTATAGAGATTGATGAAGAACGTTGTGATGGCTGCGGCTTGTGCGTTCTTGACTGTGCTGAGGGTGCTATCCAGATCATCAACGGCAAAGCAAAAATCGTTAAAGATGAATACTGTGATGGCTTAGGCGCATGCCTTGGTGCATGTCCTCAGGACGCATTGCATATTATTGAACGAGAAGCTCCTGAGTTTGACGAAGAAGCTGCAATGGAATGGGTAAAAGAGCGCGACGAAAAAGAAGCACCTCAGTCCAGTCCGTGCGGTTGCATGGGATCTCATGTTAAAAGCATGAAGACTGTTGAGATTGCGGTACCGGGCAGCAAAGTTTCCGGCCCTGGTCACTGGCCTCTCAAAATCCGTCTTGTTCCACCGACTGCTCCATACCTTAAAGACGCAGACGTGCTTGTTGCGGCAGACTGTGCAGCAGCAGCATCACCAATTTTCCACAGTGAGTTTGCAAAAGATAAAGTTGTTCTCATTGGTTGCCCTAAATTTGATGATACCAACGAATACGTAAACAAACTTGCTGACATTATCCGAACCAGCGGCATCCGCTCCATCAGCGTTCTTCGTATGGAAGTACCTTGCTGTACCGGTCTTTCCCGCGCATTAGCAGACGCAATTAAACTTGCCGGTGTTACTATTGAAGCTAATGAAACTATCATGACTTGTGGTGGCGGCAGAGCTCAAAAAACAATGTTCGGCTAA
- a CDS encoding Crp/Fnr family transcriptional regulator has translation MKFAEINLLSELAKPEFKDLRAAMNERKFVATEMIADPSDPSIDEISKPNASGAGSVFIVKEGRLRVFLAAEGKEFTLSILEKGDIYTCHTGTFVQALTSGVLLTTSIPVFHTYMRDIPQVSKVMVRILGNMLKSTFGIIDGLVFGDASTRLADFLLSVAKEEDGKLVARLGMTGEQLAQHVGSTRQTVSTLLNDMVRSGILVRVKRGVFEIVDETRLDELNK, from the coding sequence ATGAAATTCGCTGAAATAAACTTGCTTTCAGAGCTAGCAAAGCCTGAGTTTAAAGATTTACGCGCCGCAATGAACGAGCGAAAATTTGTTGCCACCGAGATGATAGCAGATCCTTCTGATCCTTCAATTGATGAAATATCAAAACCGAATGCATCCGGTGCCGGTAGTGTTTTCATTGTTAAAGAAGGGCGTTTGAGAGTTTTCCTCGCGGCAGAAGGTAAAGAGTTTACACTGTCTATTTTGGAAAAGGGTGATATTTATACCTGTCATACCGGAACATTTGTTCAGGCACTTACTTCAGGAGTGTTGCTTACCACAAGTATCCCTGTGTTCCATACCTACATGCGCGATATTCCGCAGGTAAGTAAAGTCATGGTTCGTATTCTCGGTAATATGCTGAAAAGCACTTTCGGCATTATTGATGGTCTTGTTTTCGGGGATGCTTCTACACGTCTTGCTGATTTCTTGTTATCTGTAGCAAAAGAAGAAGACGGAAAACTCGTAGCTCGGCTTGGTATGACTGGTGAACAACTTGCACAACACGTTGGTTCCACTCGTCAGACTGTTTCAACTTTGCTTAATGATATGGTTCGATCCGGCATTCTGGTTCGGGTAAAACGCGGAGTTTTTGAAATTGTAGACGAAACACGTTTGGATGAGCTTAATAAATAG
- the cooS gene encoding anaerobic carbon-monoxide dehydrogenase catalytic subunit: MVKEPKRPEDLSMWEDAQAMIRKAKAESIETAWDRLERQTPHCKFCDLGTTCRNCIMGPCRISTKPGAKMNLGVCGADADVVVARNFGRFIAGGSAGHSDHGRDLIEVLEAIVEGDTKHYKITEPEKLIRIAAEVGIATEGRELNDIAIDLVDECYKDFGSRRSSLAFLSRVPEQRLALWDRVGITPRGVDREIAEMMHRTHMGCDNDAPNTLLHSARCALADGWGGSMIGTELSDVIFGTPTPSRSTSNLGVIKEDKVNILVHGHNPVVSEMILAAARLPELVEKAKAAGAAGINVAGLCCTGNELLMRQGIPMAGNHLMTELAIVTGAVESVVVDYQCIMPSMVTVAQCYHTRFITTAEKAKFTGAMHFEVHPHNALEQATAIVEESIKAYVERDSGRVEIPVEPVEIMTGFSNEAILSALGGTLTPLIDAIKAGKIRGIVGIVGCNNPKIKQDSANVGLAKELLKRDILVLVTGCVTTAAGKAGLLVPEGIEMAGEGIKEVCGSLGIPPVLHLGSCVDNSRIMHLCGLVAKELGVDISDLPVGASSPEWYSEKAAAIGMYAVASGVMTHLGLPPNILGSETVTNIALEGLEDIVGAHFVVEEDYVKAAGLLDARIRMKRLGLGLSE, encoded by the coding sequence ATGGTAAAAGAACCAAAACGACCTGAAGATCTTTCTATGTGGGAAGACGCGCAAGCAATGATCCGTAAAGCGAAAGCGGAAAGCATTGAAACTGCGTGGGACAGATTGGAGCGTCAAACTCCACACTGTAAGTTCTGTGATCTTGGCACAACCTGCCGAAACTGTATCATGGGGCCTTGCCGAATCAGTACTAAACCGGGTGCAAAAATGAACCTTGGCGTATGCGGTGCCGACGCAGACGTTGTGGTTGCCCGTAACTTTGGTCGCTTTATCGCTGGTGGTAGCGCTGGTCACTCAGATCACGGTCGTGATTTGATTGAAGTACTGGAAGCGATTGTTGAAGGTGACACCAAGCACTACAAGATTACCGAACCAGAAAAGCTTATTCGCATCGCAGCAGAGGTTGGCATTGCCACCGAAGGCCGCGAATTGAACGACATTGCAATTGATCTTGTTGATGAATGTTATAAAGATTTTGGCTCCCGTCGTTCCTCCCTTGCCTTTTTATCCCGAGTTCCAGAACAGCGTCTTGCGTTGTGGGATCGCGTAGGCATTACCCCGCGTGGTGTTGACCGCGAAATTGCAGAAATGATGCACCGTACTCACATGGGCTGTGACAACGATGCACCGAACACGCTCCTTCACTCAGCACGTTGTGCACTGGCAGACGGCTGGGGTGGTTCCATGATTGGTACAGAGCTTTCCGATGTTATTTTCGGTACTCCAACTCCGTCTCGTTCCACCAGCAACCTCGGTGTTATCAAAGAAGATAAAGTAAACATTTTGGTACACGGTCATAACCCTGTTGTATCCGAAATGATTCTTGCTGCAGCACGTCTTCCTGAACTTGTTGAAAAAGCAAAAGCTGCTGGCGCAGCTGGTATCAACGTAGCCGGTCTTTGTTGTACCGGTAACGAGCTGCTTATGCGTCAGGGTATCCCTATGGCTGGTAACCATCTCATGACAGAACTCGCCATCGTTACCGGTGCTGTTGAGTCAGTTGTTGTTGATTACCAGTGTATTATGCCTTCCATGGTAACTGTTGCACAGTGTTACCATACCCGCTTTATCACCACTGCGGAAAAAGCTAAATTTACCGGTGCAATGCACTTTGAAGTTCATCCGCACAATGCTCTTGAGCAGGCAACTGCAATTGTTGAAGAGTCTATTAAAGCATACGTAGAGCGCGACAGCGGTCGTGTGGAGATTCCAGTAGAGCCAGTAGAAATTATGACCGGCTTCTCCAACGAAGCTATTCTTTCTGCACTCGGCGGAACCCTTACTCCTCTGATTGATGCTATCAAAGCTGGCAAAATTCGCGGTATTGTTGGCATCGTGGGTTGTAACAACCCTAAAATAAAACAGGATTCCGCAAACGTCGGCCTTGCTAAAGAGCTCCTCAAACGCGACATTCTTGTTCTCGTTACCGGTTGTGTAACAACTGCCGCCGGTAAAGCTGGGCTTCTTGTACCTGAAGGTATCGAGATGGCAGGCGAGGGCATTAAAGAAGTGTGTGGTTCACTCGGCATTCCGCCAGTACTTCACCTTGGTAGTTGTGTAGATAACTCACGTATCATGCACCTTTGCGGCCTTGTTGCAAAAGAGCTTGGCGTGGACATCTCCGATCTTCCAGTAGGTGCTTCTTCTCCAGAATGGTATTCAGAGAAAGCTGCTGCAATCGGCATGTATGCTGTAGCAAGTGGTGTTATGACTCACCTTGGTCTGCCGCCGAACATTCTGGGTTCCGAAACTGTAACCAACATTGCCCTTGAAGGGTTGGAAGACATCGTAGGCGCCCACTTTGTTGTGGAAGAAGACTACGTGAAAGCCGCAGGGCTTCTGGATGCACGCATCCGTATGAAGCGTCTTGGTCTTGGTCTTTCTGAATAA
- a CDS encoding AAA family ATPase, whose protein sequence is MKLAFAGKGGVGKTTLTAWMADYLARKGQNVWLVDADTALSLGEACGIDRSSLPEALIHREDLIRERIRQENTSMFTLNPEVSDLPEALSVELPVTGDIEQGTTAGSKRLLVMGTVTGAGGGCACAANTLLKAILAHLVLERNDWVLVDLEAGVEHLGRGTVAHVDGLVVVSEPSMRGLQTAADVGAMAADLGLNKQVLVLNRSDIETPKLPLLEGLPKQVVSMPYLSSLAARQLETGNVLGLTDEKIDLVVEQVLASFGADV, encoded by the coding sequence ATGAAGTTAGCATTTGCAGGCAAAGGTGGCGTGGGTAAAACTACCCTCACCGCATGGATGGCAGATTATCTTGCCCGAAAAGGGCAGAATGTGTGGCTGGTAGACGCAGACACAGCACTTTCTCTAGGCGAAGCCTGCGGGATTGATCGCAGCAGTCTACCAGAAGCCCTTATTCACCGTGAAGATTTGATTCGCGAGCGAATTCGGCAGGAAAATACCAGCATGTTCACCTTGAATCCTGAGGTTAGTGACTTGCCGGAGGCTCTTTCCGTAGAGCTTCCAGTTACAGGAGACATTGAACAAGGTACAACTGCCGGATCAAAACGCTTGCTTGTGATGGGTACTGTGACAGGAGCCGGAGGCGGTTGTGCCTGTGCTGCCAACACACTTCTTAAAGCCATTCTCGCGCACCTCGTTCTCGAAAGAAACGATTGGGTGCTCGTAGATTTGGAAGCAGGAGTGGAGCACTTAGGGCGCGGAACCGTTGCACACGTAGACGGACTTGTTGTGGTATCTGAACCAAGTATGCGCGGGCTGCAAACTGCTGCCGATGTGGGCGCAATGGCAGCAGATCTAGGATTGAATAAACAAGTTCTTGTTCTTAATCGTTCTGACATAGAAACACCAAAACTCCCACTGCTTGAAGGACTCCCCAAGCAAGTGGTTTCCATGCCGTACCTATCATCTCTCGCAGCACGACAGTTGGAAACCGGCAACGTGCTTGGTCTGACAGATGAAAAAATTGATCTAGTTGTTGAACAAGTGTTAGCAAGCTTTGGAGCGGATGTTTAG
- a CDS encoding bifunctional 2-polyprenyl-6-hydroxyphenol methylase/3-demethylubiquinol 3-O-methyltransferase UbiG: protein MKHSQAIHAGQAIYTKPVLSLYDIWVLGVSNSFIWRCPTKHLRHHFRKHVTLNHLDVGVGTGYFLDKCLLEQKRRLALLDLNNTSLETAAARVKRFNPEIYQANILAPLNLPCAKFESISINYLFHCLPGAIKEKAVLLDTLSEYLHDGGKIFGSTILSHGVRQNFAAQNLMAFYNKRGIFSNNRDYRNGLRDVLESRFSNVKIEVKGCVAMFSARKDDR from the coding sequence ATGAAACACTCACAAGCAATTCACGCAGGACAGGCCATATACACAAAACCTGTCCTTTCCTTATACGATATATGGGTACTCGGCGTTTCCAACTCATTCATCTGGCGTTGCCCGACCAAACACCTACGCCATCACTTTCGTAAACACGTTACGCTAAACCACCTTGATGTCGGTGTCGGCACCGGCTACTTCCTCGACAAATGCCTGCTCGAACAAAAACGCCGCCTTGCTCTGCTAGACTTAAACAATACAAGTCTCGAAACCGCAGCAGCACGCGTTAAACGCTTCAATCCAGAAATATATCAGGCAAACATTCTTGCACCGCTTAACCTGCCATGCGCAAAATTTGAATCCATAAGCATTAACTACCTCTTCCATTGCCTCCCCGGAGCAATCAAAGAAAAAGCCGTGCTTCTGGACACTCTTTCTGAGTACCTGCACGACGGTGGTAAAATATTCGGCTCAACTATCCTGAGCCACGGCGTACGCCAGAACTTTGCCGCACAAAACCTTATGGCTTTCTACAACAAAAGAGGCATCTTCTCCAACAATCGCGATTACCGTAACGGACTGCGCGATGTGCTGGAGTCCCGCTTCTCCAATGTTAAAATTGAAGTCAAAGGTTGTGTTGCCATGTTCAGCGCACGCAAAGACGATAGATAG
- the hcp gene encoding hydroxylamine reductase encodes MFCNQCEQTAKGIGCDKIGVCGKKADVAALQDLTVYALRGLALAALKKGDSSNNLGHFTAKMLFTTLTNVNFAPEDFQKYINEIVAHRKALDTHFQSGPGAFEPAETIEGLIAQGETHSTKDFDADEDIRSAKQLLIYGMKGLCAYVDHAGVLGQQDSSVYHFIYTGLAAGYDGEERNLEAWLGLCLKCGEVNLRAMELLDTANTGTFGHPEPTEVPLGHVPGKAILVTGHDLQDLFLLLKQTEGKGINIYTHGEMLPCHAYPELKKFDHFYGHFGTAWQNQHKEFPEFPGAILFTTNCIQKPQDVYKDNVFTTGLVGWPGLTHIGPGKDFTPVIERALAQPGFTETTENGSVLCGFGHNTVMSVADKVIEGVKAGSIRHFFLVGGCDGAKPGRNYYTEFVEKAPEDTVILTLACGKFRFFDKKLGDIGGIPRLLDIGQCNDAYSAIQIAIALAGAFECGVNELPLSMILSWYEQKAVVILLTLLSLGITDIRLGPTLPAFISPNILNVLVENYGIKPISTPDEDLKAILG; translated from the coding sequence ATGTTCTGTAACCAGTGTGAGCAGACAGCCAAAGGCATCGGCTGTGATAAAATCGGTGTATGCGGCAAAAAAGCAGACGTCGCAGCCCTTCAAGATCTCACAGTTTATGCACTTCGCGGCCTTGCTCTTGCAGCACTTAAAAAAGGTGACAGCAGCAACAACCTTGGCCACTTCACTGCCAAGATGCTCTTTACAACACTTACTAACGTAAACTTCGCTCCAGAAGATTTTCAGAAATACATCAACGAAATCGTTGCACACCGTAAAGCTCTCGATACTCACTTCCAGAGCGGTCCGGGCGCATTTGAGCCAGCAGAAACCATTGAAGGCTTAATCGCTCAGGGTGAAACTCACTCAACAAAAGATTTCGATGCTGACGAAGATATCCGTTCAGCTAAACAGCTTCTCATTTACGGTATGAAAGGTCTTTGTGCCTACGTAGATCACGCTGGCGTTCTTGGTCAGCAGGACTCTTCTGTATATCACTTCATCTACACCGGCCTTGCTGCAGGTTACGATGGTGAAGAACGCAATCTTGAAGCATGGCTCGGTCTTTGCCTCAAATGTGGCGAAGTTAACCTTCGTGCAATGGAACTTCTTGATACTGCTAACACCGGTACATTCGGTCACCCAGAACCAACAGAAGTACCTCTCGGCCACGTACCGGGTAAAGCTATCCTCGTTACCGGTCACGATCTTCAGGACCTCTTCCTCCTTCTCAAGCAGACTGAAGGAAAAGGCATCAATATTTACACACATGGTGAAATGCTCCCATGTCACGCATACCCAGAGCTCAAGAAGTTTGATCACTTCTACGGCCACTTTGGTACTGCATGGCAGAACCAGCATAAAGAATTCCCTGAGTTCCCTGGTGCAATCCTCTTTACAACTAACTGCATTCAGAAACCTCAGGACGTCTACAAAGACAACGTATTCACAACTGGTCTCGTTGGCTGGCCTGGTCTTACCCACATTGGCCCCGGCAAAGATTTTACTCCAGTTATCGAACGCGCTCTCGCACAGCCAGGCTTTACTGAAACAACAGAGAACGGCAGCGTACTTTGTGGCTTCGGTCATAACACCGTAATGAGTGTTGCAGACAAAGTAATCGAAGGCGTTAAAGCCGGTTCAATCCGTCACTTCTTCCTCGTTGGCGGCTGTGATGGCGCAAAACCTGGCCGTAACTACTACACTGAATTCGTAGAAAAAGCTCCAGAAGACACCGTAATTCTTACTCTTGCTTGTGGTAAATTCCGCTTCTTTGATAAGAAACTCGGCGACATCGGCGGCATTCCACGTCTCCTCGACATTGGTCAGTGTAACGATGCATACTCTGCAATCCAGATTGCAATCGCTCTTGCTGGCGCATTTGAATGCGGCGTAAACGAACTTCCATTGTCCATGATCCTGAGCTGGTACGAGCAGAAGGCTGTTGTTATTCTTCTCACCCTTCTCTCTCTCGGTATCACCGACATCCGTCTTGGACCTACACTTCCTGCATTCATCAGCCCGAACATCCTTAACGTTCTGGTAGAGAACTACGGTATCAAACCTATCTCTACTCCAGACGAAGATCTCAAAGCTATCCTCGGATAG
- the thrS gene encoding threonine--tRNA ligase, which produces MNVSIEGQVVEVAADASFRDALREVLSGKKFKTVLAAKCGTTTLDLTATIPTGCEEITPVYVDTPEGLDLLRHSTAHIMADAVKRLFPSAKVTIGPSIENGFYYDFDVERPFSPEDLEAIEAEMTKIIREAAPFTCEVVSKDEAKKLFADMGESYKLELIDAIDDEVVSIYRHGEFADLCRGPHLPTTGYVKSFKLMSVAGAYWRGDEKNQMLSRIYGTAFADPKELKKYLHRLEEAKKRDHRKLGAALDLFSFQEEGGVGMAYWHPKGALVRTILEDFERKEHLKRGYDIVQAPQILKRELWERSGHYENYRENMYFTEIDDVPYGVKPMNCVAHMLIYKSHMRSYRDLPMRYFELGVVHRHEKSGVLHGLMRVRQFTQDDAHIICRPDQLQEEIVGVLNFVKDIMNVFGFEYSLELSTRPEKSIGEDADWDLATESLVEALKVIDLPYEINEGDGAFYGPKIDVKLRDCLDREWQCATVQCDFTLPERFDLGYVGEDGERHRPVMVHRVILGSVERFIGILTEHYAGAFPTWLAPMQARVLTVTDAHNEFAEKIKAELLKEGIRVEADTRNEKLGYKVREAQVSKIPYMLVIGDKEIEEQGVNVRMRKGENLGLKSVSEVAELIKADCEEPFKSGGLSYRFS; this is translated from the coding sequence GTGAACGTGTCTATTGAAGGACAAGTTGTAGAGGTAGCAGCAGATGCAAGCTTCCGAGATGCCCTGAGAGAAGTACTCAGCGGTAAAAAATTCAAGACTGTGTTGGCTGCAAAGTGCGGCACGACAACGCTTGATCTCACAGCAACTATTCCGACGGGCTGTGAAGAGATCACGCCTGTCTACGTGGACACGCCGGAAGGTCTTGATTTGCTCAGACACTCCACTGCACACATTATGGCTGATGCAGTAAAACGTCTGTTCCCTTCTGCTAAGGTTACTATTGGTCCTTCCATTGAAAACGGCTTTTACTACGACTTTGACGTAGAGCGCCCGTTCTCACCGGAAGACCTTGAAGCAATTGAAGCGGAAATGACTAAGATCATCCGTGAGGCCGCTCCATTTACTTGCGAAGTTGTTTCCAAGGATGAAGCGAAGAAGCTGTTTGCAGATATGGGCGAAAGCTACAAGCTTGAGCTTATCGATGCCATTGATGATGAAGTTGTATCTATCTACCGTCATGGCGAATTTGCAGACCTTTGTCGTGGTCCACATCTTCCGACTACCGGATACGTTAAGTCGTTCAAACTCATGTCTGTTGCTGGTGCTTACTGGCGCGGTGATGAAAAGAACCAGATGCTTTCTCGTATTTACGGTACCGCTTTTGCTGATCCTAAAGAATTGAAAAAGTACCTTCATCGTCTTGAAGAAGCGAAAAAACGCGACCACCGTAAACTCGGTGCTGCGCTTGACCTCTTTAGCTTTCAGGAAGAAGGCGGCGTTGGTATGGCTTACTGGCATCCAAAAGGTGCTCTTGTCCGTACCATCCTTGAAGACTTCGAACGTAAAGAGCATTTAAAACGCGGTTACGATATCGTACAGGCACCACAGATTCTTAAGCGTGAGCTTTGGGAACGTTCCGGCCACTACGAGAACTACCGCGAAAATATGTACTTCACCGAAATCGATGATGTACCATATGGCGTTAAGCCTATGAACTGTGTTGCGCACATGCTTATTTATAAGTCTCACATGCGCAGCTACCGTGACCTTCCAATGCGCTACTTTGAGCTTGGTGTGGTTCACCGTCACGAAAAGTCCGGCGTATTGCACGGCCTTATGCGTGTCCGTCAGTTCACTCAGGATGATGCTCATATTATTTGCCGCCCTGACCAACTTCAGGAAGAGATTGTTGGTGTTCTTAACTTCGTTAAAGACATTATGAATGTTTTTGGTTTTGAATACTCACTTGAGCTTTCCACCCGTCCTGAAAAATCCATTGGCGAAGACGCTGACTGGGATCTGGCAACAGAATCTTTGGTTGAAGCGCTCAAAGTCATTGATCTTCCTTACGAGATTAACGAAGGTGATGGGGCATTTTACGGACCTAAGATTGACGTTAAGCTTCGTGACTGCCTTGACAGAGAATGGCAATGTGCTACCGTTCAGTGTGATTTTACCTTGCCAGAACGCTTTGACTTGGGGTACGTCGGCGAAGATGGTGAACGCCACCGTCCTGTAATGGTCCATCGCGTTATCCTTGGTTCGGTTGAACGCTTTATCGGTATTCTGACTGAACACTACGCTGGTGCATTCCCGACTTGGCTTGCACCGATGCAGGCTCGCGTGTTGACTGTTACTGATGCACACAACGAATTTGCAGAAAAAATCAAAGCGGAACTTCTTAAAGAAGGCATCCGCGTTGAGGCAGATACTCGTAATGAAAAGCTGGGCTACAAAGTTCGTGAAGCCCAGGTTTCTAAGATCCCGTATATGCTAGTTATCGGGGATAAAGAGATTGAAGAGCAAGGTGTGAACGTACGCATGCGTAAGGGCGAAAACCTTGGTCTGAAATCCGTTTCGGAAGTGGCAGAGCTTATTAAAGCTGATTGTGAAGAACCGTTTAAAAGCGGAGGGTTAAGCTATCGCTTTTCCTAA